In the Populus trichocarpa isolate Nisqually-1 chromosome 1, P.trichocarpa_v4.1, whole genome shotgun sequence genome, one interval contains:
- the LOC18095762 gene encoding photosystem II 10 kDa polypeptide, chloroplastic: protein MATSSVMAPSISLKPAPFTVKKPSSVRGLPTLARRSSFKVEASRTRKTNTDQPYGINGGMDLREGVDASGRKGKGKGVYQFVDKYGANVDGYSPIYNTNDWSPSGDVYVGGKTGLLIWAVTLAGLLAGGALLVYSTSALAQ from the exons ATGGCAACCAGCTCGGTTATGGCTCCATCAATCAGCCTGAAACCAGCTCCTTTTACAGTCAAGAAACCTTCTTCAGTGAGAGGGCTCCCGACTCTTGCAAGGAGATCATCTTTCAAAGTTGAGGCTAGTCGTACGAGGAAGACCAACACTGATCAGCCTTATG GAATCAATGGTGGCATGGACTTGAGGGAAGGGGTTGATGCCTCTGGGAGGAAGGGCAAG GGAAAGGGAGTGTACCAATTTGTCGACAAATATGGTGCTAATGTTGATGGATACAG TCCTATTTACAACACTAATGATTGGTCTCCAAGTGGTGATGTTTATGTTGGGG GTAAGACTGGCTTGCTAATCTGGGCTGTTACCCTAGCTGGCCTTCTTGCAGGGGGAGCCCTTCTTGTTTACAGTACAAGTGCTTTGGCACAGTAG
- the LOC18095763 gene encoding DNA repair protein recA homolog 1, chloroplastic, with product MDSLAILKPITTIHHFPSKSTPFHPSLPLYFQFSRVCFKTSHFAAVKKKPKEIRCEFDSKVNGSPLSSDLDARFLDKQKALEAAMNDINNSFGKGSVTRLGSAGGALVETFPSGCLTLDFALGGGLPKGRIVEIFGPESSGKTTLALHAIAEVQKFGGHAMLVDAEHAFDPAYSKALGVDVENLIVCQPDNGEMALEIADRMCRSGAVDLICVDSVSALTPRAEIEGEIGMQQIGLQARLMSQALRKMSGNASKAGCTLIFLNQIRYKIGVYYGNPEVTSGGIALKFFASVRLEIRSTGKIKSVKGDEDVGVRVRVRVQKSKVSRPYKQAEFEIIFGEGVSQLGCILDCAEMMDVVVKKGSWYSYGDHRLGQGRDKALQYLRDNPHLQEEIEKKVRSTMTDGTVNMGTPQARNMPVPLQDENVYDDI from the exons ATGGATTCATTGGCAATTCTAAAACCCATCACTACAATCCACCATTTCCCTTCAAAGTCCACACCTTTTCACCCTTCCCTCCCTCTCTACTTCCAGTTCTCTCGCGTTTGTTTCAAAACCTCACATTTTGCTGCAGTTAAAAAGAAACCTAAGGAAATTCGCTGTGAATTTGATAGCAAAGTTAATGGCTCTCCTCTTTCTTCAGACTTGGACGCTCGTTTCCTTGACAAG CAAAAGGCATTGGAAGCAGCGATGAATGACATAAATAACTCGTTTGGAAAGGGGAGTGTTACAAGATTGGGGAGTGCTGGTGGAGCATTGGT TGAGACTTTTCCCAGTGGCTGTTTGACACTTGATTTTGCGTTAGGTGGTGGTCTCCCCAAAGGGAGAATTGTAGAG ATATTTGGTCCAGAAAGTAGTGGAAAAACCACCCTTGCACTCCATGCAATTGCAGAAGTGCAG AAGTTTGGAGGCCATGCTATGCTTGTTGATGCAGAGCACGCATTTGATCCAGCATATTCAAAAGCATTGGGAGTGGATGTAGAAAATTTGATTGTCTGTCAACCTGATAATGGCGAGATGGCACTTGAAA TTGCAGATCGTATGTGCAGGTCTGGTGCTGTAGATCTTATCTGTGTTGATTCTGTATCAGCTCTCACTCCAAGAGCAGAGATTgaa GGTGAGATTGGGATGCAGCAAATAGGTTTGCAAGCACGCCTTATGAGTCAGGCATTGCGTAAAATGTCAGGAAATGCTTCCAAAGCTGGCTGTACACTCATTTTCCTTAATCAAATAAGATATAAG attggTGTATATTATGGGAATCCAGAAGTGACAAGTGGAGGAATAGCCTTAAAATTTTTTGCCTCAGTTCGTCTTGAAATACGTTCTACTGGGAAGATAAAATCA GTTAAAGGAGATGAAGATGTAGGGGTTCGTGTTCGTGTAAGAGTGCAGAAGAGTAAG GTCTCAAGACCGTACAAGCAAGCCgagtttgaaattatatttggaGAGGGAGTGAGTCAACTG GGTTGCATTTTGGACTGTGCTGAAATGATGGATGTTGTGGTAAAGAAAGGTTCTTGGTATAGCTATGGGGATCATAG GTTGGGACAAGGAAGAGACAAAGCATTACAGTACTTGAGAGACAATCCTCATCTTCAGGAAGAAATAGAGAAG AAAGTTCGATCCACTATGACTGATGGAACAGTAAATATGGGCACTCCACAAGCGAGGAACATGCCAGTGCCTCTTCAAGATGAAAATGTTTACGATGATATTTGA
- the LOC18095764 gene encoding DNA polymerase zeta processivity subunit: protein MDSKNNQSPTSRILVEFLEVAITSVVFLKGVYPSDAFERRRYMNVVVQRARHPQLRDYIHSAVSGLLPFIQKGLVERVAVIFFNTDNIPLERFIFKLAMDQSYGSKVEEGDLEFSLRSFLVKLSVSEGLTKVLPRDCRWEITAYFRSLPHVSTSKVADLWIPTDTKQWQQPSLITPIKSMSSEPLSVQLYLEHPSLSEPKPQEKKIL, encoded by the exons ATGGACAGTAAGAATAATCAATCTCCTACAT CTAGAATTTTAGTTGAGTTCTTGGAAGTGGCAATTACTTCAGTAGTTTTCCTCAAAGGAGTTTATCCTTCTG ATGCATTTGAGAGGAGGAGGTATATGAACGTTGTAGTGCAGAGAGCTAGGCATCCACAGCTTAGAGATTATATTCACTCTGCTGTTTCTGGGCTTCTTCCTTTTATCCAAAAG GGACTGGTGGAGAGAGTAGCTGTAATTTTCTTTAACACTGATAACATCCCACTGGAGAGATTCATTTTCAAGCTCGCAATGGACCAGTCTTATGGCTCAAAAGTGGAAGAAGGTGACTTGGAGTTTTCTCTTAGATCATTCTTGGTCAAACTCTCTGTCTCAGAAGGTCTTACCAAGGTTCTTCCCCGAG ATTGCAGGTGGGAGATAACTGCTTATTTTCGCTCCCTCCCTCATGTTAGCACAAGCAAGGTTGCAGATTTATGGATACCAACAGACACAAAACAGTGGCAGCAACCTTCACTAATAACACCAATCAAATCCATGAGTAGTGAACCTCTGTCTGTGCAGTTATATTTGGAACATCCTAGCTTATCTGAACCAAAGCCTCAAGAGAAGAAGATTTTATAG
- the LOC18095765 gene encoding protein WHAT'S THIS FACTOR 1 homolog, chloroplastic: MRRSSIFNGLHKSLKSCLCHKKNSYALSPPTPFQKPGSIWIPSRQKSSGGRRPKRKIYHRVQDLDRAMDLQKKPSLILQLKSILQSQKNQSLLLRDLEKEVGFVQKWNFMSVIEKYPAIFRVGGGSNTRTPPFVAFTAKAEKIAREEAEARELMEPILVKNLRKLLMLSVDCRVPLEKIEFIQNELGLPQDFKSSLIPKYPDFFSVKDVNGKAYLLLENWDSALAVTSREERLRVEGVPSINPLKRNARISKDGNFFGPFAFKMCFAAGFRPNMSYLEELEKWQRMEFPSPYLNARRFEIADPKARKRVAAVLHELLSLTMEKRMTSAQLDAFHSEYMLPSRLLLCLIKHHGIFYITNKGARSTVFLKDCYNGSNLIEKCPLLSFHDKFVALSGRAPIDSCTVMPSSQLFT; the protein is encoded by the coding sequence ATGCGTAGAAGTTCCATTTTTAATGGCCTACACAAATCTTTAAAATCCTGTCTTTGTcacaaaaaaaactcttatgcACTGTCACCTCCAACCCCATTTCAAAAACCAGGCTCAATATGGATTCCATCGAGGCAAAAATCAAGTGGAGGAAGAAGACCTAAGAGGAAAATATACCACAGAGTCCAAGACCTTGACAGAGCCATGGACTTACAAAAGAAGCCATCTTTAATACTACAGCTCAAGTCAATTCtccaatcacaaaaaaatcagTCTCTCCTTCTCAGAGACCTCGAAAAGGAAGTTGGGTTTGTTCAAAAATGGAACTTTATGTCTGTCATTGAAAAGTATCCTGCAATTTTTCGTGTTGGTGGTGGTAGTAATACTAGGACACCTCCTTTTGTTGCTTTCACTGCGAAGGCTGAAAAGATTGCAAGAGAAGAGGCTGAAGCAAGAGAGCTAATGGAGCCCATTTTGGTTAAGAACTTGAGGAAGTTGTTGATGTTGTCAGTTGATTGTAGGGTGCCATTAGAAAAGATTGAATTCATTCAAAATGAATTGGGTTTGCCTCAAGATTTCAAGAGCTCGTTGATTCCAAAGTACCCAGATTTTTTTTCAGTGAAAGATGTTAATGGGAAAGCTTATCTTCTTTTGGAGAATTGGGATTCTGCTTTGGCAGTTACTTCTCGCGAGGAAAGATTGAGAGTTGAAGGTGTTCCTTCTATCAATCCGTTGAAAAGGAATGCTAGAATATCAAAAGATGGTAACTTTTTTGGTCCATTtgcttttaaaatgtgttttgctGCTGGTTTTAGGCCAAACATGAGTTATCTTGAGGAACTTGAGAAGTGGCAAAGAATGGAATTCCCTTCTCCATATTTGAATGCAAGGAGATTTGAAATTGCTGATCCTAAGGCGCGAAAGCGTGTGGCCGCAGTGCTTCATGAGCTCCTTAGTTTGACTATGGAGAAGAGGATGACATCTGCTCAACTGGATGCTTTTCATTCTGAGTATATGTTGCCATCTAGATTACTGCTTTGTCTGATAAAGCATCATGGTATATTTTACATCACTAATAAAGGTGCTAGGAGTACTGTGTTCCTTAAGGATTGTTATAATGGTTCTAATTTGATCGAAAAATGCCCTTTACTTTCGTTTCATGATAAGTTCGTAGCTCTGAGTGGCCGTGCACCGATTGATTCATGTACTGTGATGCCATCTTCACAATTATTTACCTGA
- the LOC18095766 gene encoding probable BOI-related E3 ubiquitin-protein ligase 3 has translation MAVEARHLNLFPPQLLSNREMMMNPIEADTYMYNTQMGYGVPLSGTTTTAETVLPMYSSVITDSIPHKTQIKSESGLTYNLPVQRKRPRDTINPLLSYPIPVQSTKTCTPFSFLGQDLSFQIQQQQLDTDCLISQHMEKVRMEIEEKRKRQARRLLEALETGMVKRLRAKEEEIEKIGKLNWALEEKVKSLCMENQIWRDLAQSNEATANALRSNLEQVLAAQVNEERTLGAGLDNQAAALMDDAQSCCGSSGGDGPVGDDGWEERVSERCTLANGAQDNKGTGAGSWMCRNCNKEESCVLLLPCRHLCLCTVCGSSLHTCPICRATKNASVHVNLS, from the exons ATGGCCGTTGAAGCCAGGCACCTCAATCTCTTCCCTCCTCAACTCTTAAGCAACAG GGAAATGATGATGAACCCCATTGAAGCAGATACATATATGTACAACACCCAGATGGGATATGGTGTGCCATTATCAGGAACTACAACAACAGCAGAGACAGTGCTTCCTATGTATAGCTCTGTGATCACTGATTCAATCCCTCATAAAACGCAAATCAAATCAGAAAGTGGTCTCACTTACAATCTCCCTGTACAGAGGAAGCGCCCAAGAGACACCATCAATCCTCTCCTCTCATATCCAATTCCAGTACAGTCCACTAAGACTTGCACTCCCTTCTCCTTTCTTGGCCAGGACCTCTCTTTTCAGATCCAACAACAGCAATTAGACACAGATTGCCTTATTTCTCAACAT ATGGAGAAAGTAAGGATGGAGatagaagagaaaaggaagaggCAGGCAAGAAGGTTACTCGAGGCATTAGAGACAGGGATGGTGAAGCGACTAagagcaaaagaagaagaaatcgaAAAGATAGGCAAATTAAACTGGGCCCTTGAAGAGAAAGTCAAGTCTTTATGCATGGAGAATCAAATATGGAGAGACCTAGCGCAATCCAATGAAGCAACAGCCAATGCTCTACGTTCCAATCTTGAACAAGTCCTCGCAGCCCAGGTTAACGAAGAACGCACCCTTGGTGCAGGATTAGATAATCAGGCAGCAGCATTAATGGACGATGCGCAATCATGCTGCGGCAGCAGCGGTGGTGATGGACCTGTTGGCGACGATGGATGGGAAGAAAGAGTGTCGGAGAGATGCACGTTAGCCAATGGGGCGCAGGATAATAAAGGTACAGGAGCAGGTAGTTGGATGTGCAGGAATTGTAACAAGGAAGAGTCATGTGTGTTGCTGTTGCCTTGCAGGCATCTGTGCTTGTGTACTGTTTGTGGGTCAAGCCTCCATACTTGCCCCATCTGTAGAGCCACCAAGAATGCTAGCGTCCATGTTAACTTGTCATGA
- the LOC112328660 gene encoding protein CYSTEINE-RICH TRANSMEMBRANE MODULE 6 translates to MAQTDQQQAPEIYEPACQVNPPPAPPIGYPQGHYVAPPPIGYPTMDDSGYPSKHTPETKMRGSIEIQCCCFVWSKSS, encoded by the exons ATGGCTCAAACCGATCAACAACAAGCTCCAG AAATATATGAACCGGCTTGTCAGGTGAATCCACCACCTGCACCACCGATAGGGTACCCTCAAGGTCACTATGTTGCACCACCACCAATTGGTTATCCCACTATGGATGATTCAGGTTACCCTTCCAAGCATACTCCAGAGACCAAAATGAGAGGATC CATTGAAATTCAGTGTTGCTGCTTTGTCTGGAGCAAGTCGTCCTAG